In one Culex quinquefasciatus strain JHB chromosome 2, VPISU_Cqui_1.0_pri_paternal, whole genome shotgun sequence genomic region, the following are encoded:
- the LOC6045036 gene encoding uncharacterized protein LOC6045036: MKQFVAVLALVTLAQTLSIDDRTLDININVEKNSNHYHHGKLREGSFEYGLDVVKDKVDNHFQHKVKGPDDVTYGCYGFVDPDGKPHLVHYVSDLKGYRVVPPDHATKIYIARLEKSITNVYQASLEKDVQWKDLFFPPACRTLRAELEKVAPATTARPFTTRPTTPRTTPRPRPTTTTQAPLPLEPEFSDSSNVQETFVPHHQPDCAHVCDDLKAELEQLKVKLNNLINDLAAKEAREKKSKPGNGKYAYMPVLISDSLPEGVESSGKFALPAFSPGQCGRQ; encoded by the exons ATGAAGCAGTTTGTTGCAGTG CTGGCCTTGGTCACCCTGGCCCAGACGCTGTCCATCGACGATCGCACCCTGGACATCAACATCAACGTGGAGAAGAACTCGAACCACTATCACCACGGCAAGTTGCGGGAGGGCTCGTTCGAGTACGGGCTGGACGTGGTCAAGGACAAGGTCGATAATCACTTCCAGCACAAGGTCAAGGGACCGGACGATGTGACGTACGGATGTTACGGATTTGTGGACCCCGACGGTAAGCCCCATCTGGTGCACTACGTGTCCGACCTGAAGGGGTACCGCGTGGTGCCGCCAGATCATGCGACGAAGATCTACATCGCCCGCCTGGAGAAGAGCAT CACCAACGTGTACCAGGCCTCGCTCGAGAAGGACGTCCAGTGGAAGGATCTGTTCTTCCCGCCGGCGTGCCGCACTCTGCGAGCGGAACTGGAAAAGGTGGCCCCAGCGACCACGGCTCGGCCCTTCACGACCCGTCCCACAACGCCGCGTACAACTCCCCGTCCCCGACCCACGACCACCACCCAGGCCCCCCTCCCGCTGGAACCGGAATTCTCCGACTCTAGCAACGTGCAGGAAACGTTCGTGCCGCACCACCAGCCGGACTGTGCCCACGTTTGCGACGATCTGAAGGCGGAACTGGAGCAGCTCAAGGTCAAGCTGAACAACCTGATCAACGACCTGGCCGCCAAGGAGGCGCGCGAGAAGAAGAGCAAGCCCGGTAACGGAAAGTATGCGTACATGCCGGTGCTGATCAGCGACAGCCTGCCGGAAGGCGTCGAGTCCAGCGGCAAGTTCGCCCTGCCGGCGTTCTCCCCGGGGCAGTGCGGCAGGCAGTGA
- the LOC6045037 gene encoding actin cytoskeleton-regulatory complex protein PAN1 translates to MEGRTLMLCSFLVVLVAVARCGASRSDVRQQLRSEVVYSERNHKEGRYKYGYAVKKGESQFHHQRSLDGAMYGCYGYVDPQGKLFITHYLADMAGYRLVNMANPDRKLAERIRNLGTVDSPIDLQHLFPAECQEDGDMKTLKETADAMKASLAESGDQIASYRSRSTSHSVSSGSHRSSSQTGSSEREHSKTTGSSDLLKSTSNIEVDQKSNQNQSGFKETFGDNRNVQTSQSGTIFQQQSSLQQGSDGESSVDLIKLNVYRGSNLAKTSVGAMTASEPKFVMKSNTKESLVSFAASDSSRSSTFIKTGDEQKVIETSSIIKSTDTKPASQDSVQTSQFGSTGGKATIKLSGVAGVIAKQTERTDEPIKTSEESQFNKITQTTASASVLNTYKDEAIETDTNEGQVKTITIGESSNSAATKAEGSTKPSQKFSAINKSSEMQISANLYGKRTADVVEGVESKVSEGNKVAVKQQTYGSSATYQESGTRNADINLAGTKKTSLNIAGSTIGPSDTEKIAENYQVKSSDESNSKKIVDKLQSTGTSSRSSNNLNENTGKISNEQILEDQQANFETLNESDKTSEKHKSTGNSATLSKTSLEASREEQPTDKLLKKDVKLSLVEIEQEDSVGVKILDRDFLSVRERTESEDSVQKVSVDHSRTDFPLKAEQISPGKEIVGTAGSSQASEWSTTDSKADSKVSSLTIAKTSEQKGSQGKLNLATMESTVSKEDIHPKEVSLASGSVKQTLSTKEVAKSVSSGIAETINTKGWRTSESQFETNASRSNLDVTSSSQSASGTNVAFLEKAAVTSGSNVASQASGPKTSESLSGINDSGSKLDVSTILTGSRTSVEKSEQKASVANVVQGTMKSAEVSDSKIASQTNTNVQSVKLGATISDVSNYEEINLRFDDDNDSDVESGIKQSSTSSTSSSKTTNQDAFSGRSSSAVYRGTVKYANYATGSNQATDQSKTTTATKSAEVQRKIPRGKARVQQQTQKSLEQNDAKNLADGTAANSRIGAVTIAEYIKDSPSNDASKMQQAESVQQSTDMSTKQEESSVKSSQKFKNDSTNKQIVKVSSDQANAEDRVIQKESSNVSESKQGSEQFGNVQTSQKSMSNQEYNTNKQTINVSADQSKVQDQIVSKESISATELQNSKKSETVQNQRTSETSSGRSFNQAKTEQFVQHGKESSKDSTPIIRFAIPGIIQQGPPIQGRRSFVGIPNLNGIFPTNSQSRVGTVPVSEDDYPRSEVMRLPATPRPSTPASPDAVTVSYQLPSGTDRTPVTPRPTTVYRPTTPGFPATTVKSLIYRTTVGPSGDIYDEIEEEPELASRPTLMSPQIPEQKPPITTSGGVTVIPSISHGVLVENTALPHCSDVTLQIPADAKQIFVRTNSPAFRVFGDGDPNEQIRLVEPGVYEVNLGATSGIQFNQYRADEGDWKRSNKLQLDMDRSFDYGELVQKPLYSRSHSTTTGNGDNQARLNNPYLPLVPAPVEARNAGGSSAQQVLTPEQRSLLSLVPSWKKVLLYY, encoded by the exons CTGTGCAGCTTCCTTGTTGTGCTGGTAGCCGTGGCACGATGTGGCGCAAGTCGGTCCGACGTCCGGCAGCAGCTGCGCTCCGAGGTGGTGTACAGCGAGCGGAACCACAAGGAGG GACGCTACAAGTACGGTTACGCGGTCAAGAAGGGCGAATCGCAGTTCCACCACCAGCGATCGCTGGACGGTGCGATGTACGGATGCTACGGCTACGTGGATCCCCAGGGTAAGCTGTTCATAACGCACTACCTGGCGGACATGGCCGGCTACCGGCTGGTGAATATGGCTAACCCGGACCGGAAGCTGGCGGAAAGGATCCGGAACTTGGG TACCGTGGATAGCCCAATTGATTTGCAACATTTGTTCCCGGCAGAGTGTCAGGAGGACGGGGACATGAAAACGCTGAAGGAAACGGCTGATGCAATGAAGGCGTCGCTGGCGGAATCTGGCGATCAGATCGCGTCTTACCGTTCACGATCGACATCGCACTCGGTATCTTCTGGAAGTCATCGATCAAGCTCGCAAACGGGATCTTCAGAGAGAGAACATTCAAAAACCACAGGATCATCAGACTTGTTGAAGAGTACTTCAAACATTGAAGTAGATCAGAAATCCAACCAGAATCAATCTGGATTCAAGGAAACCTTTGGAGATAACAGAAACGTCCAGACATCTCAGTCGggaacaatttttcaacaacaGTCTAGCCTCCAACAGGGTTCTGACGGTGAATCCAGCgtagatttgatcaaattaaatgTCTACAGGGGATCCAACCTAGCCAAGACTTCCGTGGGAGCGATGACTGCATCAGAACCAAAGTTTGTCATGAAGTCCAATACAAAGGAATCGTTGGTCAGCTTTGCAGCTTCGGACTCGAGCAGGTCTTCGACATTTATAAAGACTGGTGATGAACAAAAAGTTATCGAAACTAGCTCGATAATCAAGTCAACAGACACCAAACCTGCATCGCAAGACTCAGTTCAAACATCACAATTTGGTAGTACTGGAGGTAAAGCGACGATTAAGTTGTCAGGTGTTGCTGGAGTAATTGCAAAACAGACTGAACGAACTGACGAACCAATAAAAACTTCTGAAGAATCTCAATTCAATAAGATCACCCAAACGACTGCTTCTGCTAGTGTTCTTAATACTTATAAGGATGAAGCAATTGAAACTGACACAAATGAAGGACAAGTGAAGACAATTACAATTGGCGAGTCCTCGAACTCAGCAGCTACGAAAGCTGAAGGATCTACAAAACCTTCACAAAAATTCAGTGCAATCAATAAAAGCTCAGAAATGCAAATCTCTGCAAACCTTTACGGTAAACGCACTGCTGATGTGGTTGAAGGAGTAGAATCAAAAGTATCGGAAGGAAATAAGGTTGCTGTGAAACAGCAAACCTATGGATCATCAGCCACTTATCAAGAATCAGGAACTCGAAATGCAGATATTAATTTAGCAGGAACTAAGAAAACATCCCTAAATATCGCCGGTAGTACAATCGGACCGTCCGATACAGAGAAAATCGCTGAAAATTATCAGGTGAAGTCCTCTGATGAATCAAACTCCAAGAAAATCGTCGATAAACTGCAATCTACTGGTACTTCGTCAAGATCGAGTAACAACCTCAACGAAAACACAGGAAAGATTTCAAACGAGCAGATCTTAGAAGACCAGCAAGCTAACTTTGAAACGCTGAATGAATCTGATAAGACATCGGAGAAACATAAAAGCACTGGAAATTCAGCAACATTAAGCAAAACATCATTAGAAGCAAGCAGAGAGGAACAACCAACTGATAAATTGTTAAAGAAAGATGTCAAGTTGTCGCTTGTTGAGATAGAACAAGAAGACTCTGTAGGAGTGAAGATTCTCGACAGAGATTTCTTGAGCGTTCGAGAACGTACTGAAAGTGAAGACAGTGTTCAGAAGGTGTCGGTTGATCACAGTCGAACTGATTTCCCTCTTAAAGCAGAGCAGATATCTCCTGGAAAGGAGATAGTTGGAACAGCTGGTTCCTCGCAAGCTTCAGAGTGGTCCACAACTGATTCTAAAGCTGATTCTAAAGTAAGCTCGTTAACTATTGCAAAGACATCGGAACAGAAAGGTTCACAAGGCAAGTTGAATCTTGCTACAATGGAATCAACTGTCTCAAAGGAAGATATCCAtccaaaagaagtttcactAGCTTCTGGTTCGGTTAAGCAGACACTGTCTACGAAGGAAGTCGCTAAAAGCGTTAGTTCTGGTATAGCGGAAACTATTAATACGAAAGGTTGGAGAACGTCTGAATCTCAATTTGAAACCAACGCTTCAAGAAGCAATTTAGATGTGACTTCCAGTTCTCAAAGTGCTTCTGGAACAAATGTGGCTTTCTTGGAAAAAGCTGCAGTAACTTCAGGTTCGAACGTAGCCTCTCAAGCTTCTGGTCCGAAGACGTCTGAATCTCTATCTGGGATCAACGATTCAGGAAGCAAATTGGATGTGAGCACGATTTTAACTGGTTCAAGAACTAGTGTAGAGAAATCTGAACAGAAAGCATCTGTCGCTAATGTGGTTCAAGGAACAATGAAATCTGCTGAAGTATCAGATTCAAAAATAGCCTCTCAAACAAATACAAATGTTCAGTCAGTCAAACTTGGGGCAACAATCTCTGATGTGAGTAACTATGAAGAGATCAATCTTAGATTTGATGACGATAATGATTCCGACGTGGAGTCCGGCATCAAGCAGTCCTCTACCTCCAGTACATCTTCAAGTAAGACCACAAATCAGGATGCCTTCTCAGGCCGTAGCAGCTCAGCTGTGTATCGGGGAACCGTCAAATATGCGAACTATGCTACCGGAAGCAATCAAGCTACGGATCAGAGCAAAACAACAACTGCAACTAAAAGCGCTGAAGTTCAGCGGAAGATTCCGCGTGGAAAGGCTCGAGTTCAGCAGCAGACTCAAAAGAGTTTGGAGCAAAACGATGCGAAGAATCTTGCTGATGGAACCGCAGCTAATAGTCGGATCGGAGCTGTTACTATCGCAGAGTACATAAAGGATTCTCCGTCTAATGATGCTTCCAAGATGCAACAAGCTGAATCGGTACAGCAGAGCACTGATATGAGTACAAAACAAGAGGAAAGCTCGGTTAAGTCTAGCCAGAAGTTTAAGAATGACAGTACCAATAAGCAAATTGTAAAGGTATCATCAGATCAAGCCAATGCAGAAGACCGTGTCATACAGAAGGAATCATCTAATGTAAGTGAGTCGAAACAAGGTTCGGAGCAGTTCGGAAACGTTCAAACTAGTCAGAAGTCTATGAGTAACCAAGAATACAACACCAACAAGCAGACAATTAACGTATCTGCCGATCAAAGCAAGGTACAAGACCAAATTGTTTCTAAGGAATCAATCAGTGCAACAGAGTTGCAAAATTCTAAGAAGTCTGAGACAGTTCAAAATCAACGCACCTCCGAAACTAGCTCTGGAAGGTCATTCAACCAAGCTAAAACAGAACAATTCGTACAGCACGGTAAAGAATCGTCGAAAGATTCTACTCCCATCATACGATTCGCGATCCCTGGAATAATCCAACAAGGGCCACCAATCCAAGGACGTCGTAGCTTCGTCGGAATTCCAAACTTGAACGGCATCTTCCCCACAAACTCCCAGTCCCGAGTGGGCACCGTACCCGTAAGTGAGGATGACTACCCACGATCGGAAGTCATGAGGCTACCGGCAACACCCCGACCCTCGACTCCAGCATCACCAGATGCCGTCACCGTTTCGTACCAACTACCGAGTGGAACCGATCGCACCCCGGTCACTCCAAGACCCACGACCGTCTATCGACCGACAACGCCCGGATTCCCGGCAACAACCGTAAAGTCACTCATTTACAGGACTACCGTTGGTCCGAGTGGGGACATTTACGATGAGATCGAAGAAGAACCCGAGCTGGCAAGTCGTCCAACGTTGATGTCACCGCAGATTCCAGAGCAAAAGCCGCCCATCACTACTTCCGGTGGTGTCACGGTGATTCCATCTATCAGCCATGGTGTCCTAGTTGAAAACACTGCACTGCCTCACTGTTCCGATGTTACGCTGCAGATTCCGGCCGACGCAAAGCAGATCTTCGTTCGGACCAACTCCCCGGCGTTCCGAGTGTTTGGAGATGGTGACCCGAACGAGCAAATCCGGCTGGTTGAACCCGGAGTGTACGAGGTGAATCTTGGCGCCACCAGTGGAATCCAGTTCAACCAGTATCGAGCTGACGAAGGCGACTGGAAGAGATCAAACAAGCTTCAGCTGGACATGGATCGCAGCTTCGACTATGGTGAGCTGGTGCAGAAGCCGCTGTACAGTCGCTCCCACTCGACAACAACTGGCAACGGTGACAACCAGGCGCGGCTGAACAATCCTTATCTCCCGCTGGTACCGGCTCCCGTGGAAGCTCGTAACGCGGGAGGATCATCGGCGCAACAGGTTCTGACACCCGAGCAGCGTTCGCTGCTTAGCTTGGTGCCATCCTGGAAGAAGGTTCTTCTTTATTACTAA